One genomic region from Streptomyces sp. NBC_00582 encodes:
- a CDS encoding cation:proton antiporter: protein MHSAVLLIEFGSIILALGLLGRFAARFSFSPIPLYLLAGLAFGEGGLLPLGASEEFVATGAEIGVILLLLMLGLEYTASDLVSNLKSHYPSGLVDCALNALPGAVMALLLGWGPVAAVVLAGVTWISSSGVIAKVLNDLGRVGNRETPVILSVLVLEDLAMAVYLPIVTALVAGAGLAAGSLTLAVALGVAGLVLFAAVRYGRVISRFVSSDDPEKLLLVVLGLTILVAGVAQQLQVSAAVGAFLVGIALSGEAAEGAHTLLSPLRDLFAAIFFVFFGLHTDPASIPPVLLPALALAVVTAATKIATGYWAARRAGISVKGRWRAGGALVARGEFSIVIAGLAVTAGIEPSLGPLATAYVLLLVVLGPLTARYTEPLALWRTRRRAPREDTAERQPESLARPQAPVGD, encoded by the coding sequence GTGCACTCCGCTGTCCTGCTGATCGAGTTCGGTTCCATCATCCTGGCGCTCGGGCTGCTCGGCCGGTTCGCCGCACGGTTCTCGTTCTCGCCGATACCGCTGTATCTGCTGGCCGGGCTGGCCTTCGGCGAGGGCGGGCTGCTGCCGCTGGGCGCGAGCGAGGAGTTCGTCGCCACCGGCGCCGAGATCGGCGTCATCCTGCTGCTGCTGATGCTGGGCCTCGAGTACACGGCGAGCGATCTGGTCTCCAACCTGAAGTCGCACTATCCGTCGGGCCTGGTCGACTGCGCCCTCAATGCGCTGCCGGGCGCGGTGATGGCCCTGCTGCTGGGCTGGGGCCCGGTGGCGGCGGTCGTGCTGGCGGGCGTCACCTGGATCTCGTCGTCCGGGGTGATCGCGAAGGTGCTGAACGACCTGGGCCGGGTCGGCAACCGCGAGACCCCGGTCATCCTGAGCGTGCTGGTCCTCGAAGACCTGGCGATGGCGGTCTATCTCCCCATCGTCACGGCGCTGGTGGCCGGGGCGGGGCTGGCTGCGGGCAGCCTCACCCTGGCCGTCGCGCTGGGGGTCGCGGGGCTCGTCCTGTTCGCGGCGGTGCGCTACGGCCGGGTCATCTCCCGGTTCGTCTCCAGCGACGACCCGGAGAAGCTGCTGCTCGTGGTGCTGGGGCTGACCATCCTGGTCGCCGGTGTGGCCCAGCAGTTGCAGGTGTCGGCGGCGGTGGGCGCGTTCCTCGTGGGCATCGCGCTGTCCGGGGAGGCCGCGGAGGGCGCGCACACCCTGCTCAGCCCGCTGCGGGACCTGTTCGCGGCGATCTTCTTCGTCTTCTTCGGGCTGCACACCGACCCGGCGAGCATCCCTCCCGTCCTCCTGCCCGCGCTGGCGCTGGCCGTCGTCACCGCCGCGACGAAGATCGCGACCGGTTACTGGGCGGCGCGGCGCGCGGGCATCTCCGTCAAGGGCCGCTGGCGGGCGGGCGGTGCCCTGGTCGCCCGCGGCGAGTTCTCCATCGTCATCGCCGGTCTCGCGGTCACCGCCGGGATCGAGCCGTCCCTGGGCCCGCTCGCGACGGCGTACGTGCTGCTCCTGGTGGTCCTCGGCCCGCTCACCGCGCGCTACACGGAACCGCTCGCCCTGTGGCGGACCCGCCGCCGGGCGCCCCGGGAGGACACGGCGGAGCGGCAACCCGAGTCCCTGGCCCGACCTCAGGCACCGGTGGGCGACTGA
- a CDS encoding IS481 family transposase has protein sequence MSHRNAPLTPTGRLRLARCVVDDGWPLRRAAERFQVSHTTAARWASRYRQHGEAGMRDRSSRPHRQPHRTPAAVEERVVRLRREHRIGPLRLAARTGVAASTAHRILRRHGLPVLAAVDRATGEPVRRYERARPGELVHIDVKKLGRIPDGGGHRTQGRAEGRRNRTGTGYAYLHTALDDHSRLAYTEDLPDETAPTCAAFLTRATAWFAQQGITVERVLTDNAWAYTKNTWRDTCLDLGISPRWTRPWRPQTNGKVERFHRTLLEEWAYTRPYMSDSERQAAFPDWLHWYNYHRPHTGIGGHPPASRVTNLSGQHN, from the coding sequence CCGTCTGGCCCGGTGTGTCGTGGACGACGGCTGGCCGCTGCGCCGGGCCGCGGAACGCTTCCAGGTCAGTCACACCACCGCCGCACGCTGGGCGAGCCGCTACCGGCAGCACGGCGAGGCGGGGATGCGGGACCGCTCCAGCCGCCCGCACCGTCAACCGCACCGGACACCGGCGGCGGTGGAAGAACGGGTCGTGCGGCTGCGGCGCGAGCACCGTATCGGCCCACTGCGGCTGGCCGCCCGCACCGGCGTCGCCGCCTCCACCGCCCATCGCATCCTGCGCCGGCACGGCCTGCCCGTCCTGGCCGCCGTCGACCGGGCCACCGGCGAACCCGTCCGCCGTTACGAGCGTGCACGGCCCGGCGAACTGGTCCACATCGACGTCAAGAAGCTGGGGCGGATTCCCGACGGCGGCGGGCACCGCACCCAGGGCCGCGCCGAAGGCCGACGCAACCGCACCGGGACCGGCTACGCCTACCTGCACACCGCCCTGGACGACCACTCCCGCCTGGCCTACACCGAAGACCTGCCCGACGAGACCGCCCCGACCTGCGCCGCCTTCCTCACCCGCGCCACCGCCTGGTTCGCGCAGCAAGGGATCACCGTCGAACGGGTCCTGACCGACAACGCCTGGGCCTACACCAAGAACACCTGGCGTGACACCTGCCTCGACCTGGGGATCAGTCCCCGCTGGACGAGGCCCTGGCGGCCGCAGACGAACGGCAAGGTCGAACGCTTCCACCGCACCCTGCTCGAGGAATGGGCCTACACGCGGCCCTACATGTCAGACAGCGAACGTCAGGCAGCGTTTCCCGACTGGCTGCACTGGTACAACTACCACCGACCCCACACCGGCATCGGCGGCCACCCCCCAGCCAGCCGTGTCACCAACCTGTCCGGTCAGCACAACTAG
- a CDS encoding cation:proton antiporter regulatory subunit — MSAPRLRTTPLPGIGVRYDLVTREQRHLSVVAHRDGTRTVGVYRADDPDSCAQSLRLTGAEAASLIDALMPSHHSPSLLYTSDLGLVAERIEVAAASRWNGRLLGDTRMRTQTGASIVAVLRRAEAIPSPAPDFRLAGGDTLIVIGTREGVDAAAATLGRE, encoded by the coding sequence GTGTCTGCTCCACGCCTCCGCACGACACCGCTGCCAGGCATCGGCGTCCGGTACGACCTGGTGACACGAGAGCAGCGCCATCTGTCCGTGGTGGCCCACCGCGACGGCACCCGCACCGTCGGCGTGTACCGCGCCGACGACCCGGACTCCTGCGCGCAGTCGCTGCGGCTGACCGGGGCGGAGGCCGCTTCGCTGATCGACGCGCTGATGCCGTCCCACCACAGCCCGAGCCTGCTGTACACCAGTGATCTGGGCCTGGTCGCCGAGCGCATCGAGGTCGCGGCGGCCTCCCGCTGGAACGGGCGGCTGCTGGGCGACACCCGGATGCGCACGCAGACGGGCGCGTCGATCGTGGCGGTGCTGCGGCGCGCCGAGGCGATCCCGTCCCCGGCGCCGGACTTCCGGCTGGCGGGGGGCGACACCCTCATCGTGATCGGCACCCGCGAGGGCGTGGACGCGGCCGCGGCGACACTCGGGCGGGAGTGA
- a CDS encoding sensor histidine kinase: MSLFVRIFTLNAVGLTVAAALLLGPVTVSTPVLPGEALVVLGGLAVLLAVNVLVLRVGLAPLGRLGRAMADADLLRPGARAAVSGPVEAAELITTYNAMLDRLEAERAASAGRALSAQERERHRIARELHDEVGQTLTAVLLQLKRVADRAPEDLREELGQAQEATRAGLEEIRHIARRLRPGVLDELGLHSALRSLAAEFTTHGLTVRHDLGAGLPALTEETELVLYRVAQEALTNTARHAAADRAELRLRPLDGGVELLVRDNGRGLGTAAGQGAGITGMRERALLIGATLSVVSPSAASDAGPGTDVRLRVSAGPPTGDDGPTAAAVGAPGAGR; the protein is encoded by the coding sequence ATGTCGTTGTTCGTGCGGATCTTCACGCTCAACGCCGTCGGTCTGACCGTGGCCGCCGCGCTGCTGCTGGGCCCGGTCACCGTCTCCACCCCGGTCCTGCCCGGCGAGGCGCTCGTCGTCCTCGGCGGGCTGGCCGTGCTCCTGGCCGTCAACGTCCTGGTGCTGCGGGTGGGGCTGGCCCCGCTCGGACGGCTGGGCCGGGCCATGGCCGACGCCGACCTGCTGCGGCCCGGGGCCCGTGCCGCGGTCTCCGGGCCGGTCGAGGCGGCGGAGCTGATCACCACGTACAACGCGATGCTCGACCGGCTGGAGGCGGAACGCGCCGCCAGCGCGGGCCGTGCGCTGTCCGCCCAGGAGCGCGAACGCCACCGCATCGCGCGCGAACTGCACGACGAGGTCGGCCAGACCCTCACCGCCGTCCTGCTCCAGCTCAAGCGGGTCGCCGACCGGGCGCCCGAGGACCTGCGCGAGGAGCTGGGCCAGGCCCAGGAGGCCACCCGCGCCGGCCTGGAGGAGATCCGGCACATCGCGCGCCGGCTGCGCCCCGGCGTGCTCGACGAACTCGGCCTGCACAGCGCCCTGCGCTCCCTCGCGGCCGAGTTCACCACCCATGGACTGACCGTGCGTCACGACCTGGGTGCCGGCCTGCCCGCGCTGACCGAGGAGACGGAACTCGTGCTCTACCGCGTCGCCCAGGAAGCCCTCACCAACACCGCGCGGCACGCCGCGGCCGACCGCGCCGAACTCCGGCTGCGCCCCCTGGACGGCGGCGTCGAACTGCTCGTACGGGACAACGGCAGAGGGCTCGGCACGGCGGCCGGGCAGGGAGCCGGGATCACGGGGATGCGGGAACGGGCGCTGCTGATAGGAGCGACGCTGTCCGTGGTCTCGCCCAGCGCTGCCTCCGATGCCGGTCCGGGGACGGACGTACGGCTCAGGGTGTCGGCGGGGCCCCCGACGGGTGACGACGGCCCGACCGCGGCTGCCGTGGGCGCCCCCGGAGCAGGCCGATGA